Proteins from one Streptosporangium becharense genomic window:
- a CDS encoding LysR family transcriptional regulator — MPDLDLLLTFLEIYRAGSLTEAATRRGLTQPAVSGQLTRLERQVGEALFVRSRRGVSPTGRADDLARRIGTHLDQLRSALDVLGDGGTAYGGTVRIAGPAELMTARILPALAPLTGRGLRLRITLGLAGDLLAALADARLDLVVSAVRPTLRNLVATPFADEEFVLVGPPILARTVDAGLLAGDPVKALAHLPLVAYAEELPIVRRYWRTEFGRRPPNGVAVVVPDLRAVLAAVVAGAGVSVLPRYLAEPALASGSVEVLHRPQVQPLNTLFLVTRAGGPAAPSVALVHGHLMERSRAWSSL, encoded by the coding sequence GTGCCCGACCTCGACCTGCTCCTGACCTTCCTGGAGATCTACCGTGCCGGGTCGCTCACCGAGGCGGCGACCCGGCGGGGGCTCACCCAGCCCGCGGTCAGCGGGCAGCTCACGCGCCTGGAGCGGCAGGTGGGCGAAGCGCTGTTCGTCCGCTCACGCCGGGGGGTGAGTCCCACCGGCCGGGCCGACGACCTCGCCCGGCGCATCGGCACGCACCTCGACCAGTTGCGCTCCGCCCTCGACGTCCTCGGCGACGGCGGAACGGCGTACGGGGGCACGGTGCGCATCGCCGGCCCCGCGGAGCTGATGACCGCGCGCATCCTGCCCGCCCTGGCCCCGCTGACCGGCCGGGGACTGCGGTTGAGGATCACCCTCGGCCTGGCGGGCGACCTGCTGGCGGCGCTGGCCGACGCGCGCCTGGACCTCGTGGTCTCCGCGGTCCGCCCGACCCTCAGGAACCTCGTGGCCACCCCGTTCGCCGATGAGGAGTTCGTGCTCGTGGGGCCCCCGATCCTGGCGCGTACCGTCGATGCCGGCCTGCTGGCCGGTGACCCGGTCAAGGCACTGGCGCACCTGCCGCTCGTCGCCTACGCCGAGGAGCTGCCCATCGTCCGCCGTTACTGGCGCACCGAGTTCGGCCGCCGTCCGCCCAACGGCGTCGCGGTCGTCGTCCCCGACCTGCGCGCGGTGCTGGCCGCGGTGGTGGCCGGGGCGGGCGTGTCCGTGCTGCCGCGCTACCTGGCCGAGCCGGCGCTCGCCTCCGGGTCGGTGGAGGTGCTCCACCGACCGCAGGTGCAGCCGTTGAACACCCTGTTCCTCGTCACCCGCGCCGGTGGGCCGGCCGCCCCGTCCGTGGCTCTCGTCCACGGTCACCTGATGGAGCGCTCGCGCGCCTGGAGTTCTCTGTGA
- the uvrC gene encoding excinuclease ABC subunit UvrC produces the protein MNGPVGFRPKPGSIPESPGVYRFKDAEGRVIYVGKAKSLRQRLNSYFADFAGLHPRTQTMLTTAVGVDWTVVGTEVEALQLEYSWIKEYDPRFNVKYRDDKSYPYLAVTMGEEFPRVQVLRGAKRKGTRYFGPYSHAWAIRETVDLLLRVFPIRSCSTGVFRRAGQIGRPCLLGYIDKCSAPCVSRVTAEEHRGLAEDFCDFMAGNTGRFIKRLEREMREAAAEQEYERAARLRDDVQALQRAMEKQAVVLGDNTDCDVIALAEDPLEAAVHVFYVRGGRIRGQRGWVVDKVEETGPGELVEQFLLQMYGDAAAESLPREVLVPAPPPDAEAVAELLSEHRGARVEIRVPQRGDKRSLLETVERNAKEALNQHKLKRASDLTSRSRALQEVADALGLDQVPLRIECYDVSHIQGTNVVASMVVFEDGLARKSEYRRFAVRSAEGDVASIHEVISRRFKRYLEERSATGDLDADAGAEPGGEQPSGIDPETGRPRKFAYPPHLVVVDGGPAQAAAARRALDELGVDDVAVCGLAKRLEEVWLPGDDLPVILPRSSEALYLLQRVRDEAHRFAIAYHRSKRSKSVQQSALDEVPGLGPARRQALIKHFGSVKRLREATAAQICEVPGIGPSTAETIVSALKGQNP, from the coding sequence GTGAACGGTCCGGTGGGTTTCCGGCCGAAGCCGGGGTCGATCCCCGAATCCCCCGGTGTCTACCGGTTCAAAGACGCCGAAGGCCGGGTCATCTACGTGGGCAAGGCCAAGAGCCTCCGCCAGCGCCTCAACTCCTACTTCGCCGACTTCGCGGGCCTCCATCCGCGCACCCAGACCATGCTCACGACCGCCGTCGGCGTCGACTGGACGGTCGTCGGCACCGAGGTCGAGGCCCTCCAGCTCGAATACTCCTGGATCAAGGAGTACGACCCGCGGTTCAACGTCAAATACCGCGACGACAAGTCCTATCCCTACCTCGCGGTCACCATGGGGGAGGAGTTCCCCCGGGTCCAGGTGCTGCGCGGGGCCAAGCGCAAGGGCACCCGTTACTTCGGTCCCTACTCCCACGCCTGGGCGATCCGGGAGACCGTCGACCTGCTGCTCCGGGTCTTCCCGATCAGGAGCTGCTCGACGGGCGTGTTCCGCCGGGCGGGGCAGATCGGCCGCCCGTGCCTGCTGGGCTACATCGACAAGTGCTCCGCCCCCTGCGTCAGCCGGGTCACCGCCGAGGAGCACCGCGGGCTGGCCGAGGATTTCTGCGACTTCATGGCGGGCAACACCGGCCGGTTCATCAAGCGGCTGGAGCGTGAGATGCGCGAGGCCGCCGCAGAGCAGGAGTACGAGCGGGCCGCCCGGCTGCGCGACGACGTCCAGGCGCTCCAGCGGGCGATGGAGAAGCAGGCCGTGGTGCTCGGCGACAACACCGACTGCGACGTGATCGCCCTGGCGGAGGATCCGCTGGAGGCGGCGGTCCACGTCTTCTACGTCCGCGGCGGGCGGATCAGGGGGCAGCGCGGCTGGGTGGTCGACAAGGTCGAGGAGACCGGTCCAGGGGAGCTGGTCGAGCAGTTCCTGCTGCAGATGTACGGCGACGCCGCCGCGGAGTCGCTGCCCAGGGAGGTGCTGGTCCCCGCGCCGCCGCCGGACGCCGAGGCGGTCGCCGAGCTGCTGAGCGAGCACCGCGGGGCCCGGGTGGAGATCAGGGTTCCGCAGCGCGGAGACAAGAGGTCGCTGCTGGAGACCGTCGAGCGCAACGCCAAGGAGGCGCTCAACCAGCACAAGCTCAAGCGGGCCAGCGACCTGACCTCGCGCAGCAGGGCGCTGCAGGAGGTCGCCGACGCCCTCGGTCTCGACCAGGTGCCGTTGCGCATCGAGTGTTACGACGTCTCCCACATCCAGGGCACCAACGTGGTGGCCTCGATGGTGGTGTTCGAGGACGGCCTGGCCCGCAAGAGCGAGTACCGCAGGTTCGCCGTGCGCTCCGCCGAGGGCGACGTGGCCTCCATCCACGAGGTGATCTCACGCCGGTTCAAGCGCTATCTGGAGGAGCGTTCCGCCACCGGTGACCTCGACGCCGACGCCGGGGCGGAGCCGGGTGGGGAGCAGCCCTCCGGCATCGACCCGGAGACCGGCAGGCCGCGCAAGTTCGCCTACCCGCCGCACCTGGTCGTCGTCGACGGCGGCCCGGCCCAGGCGGCCGCCGCCCGCAGGGCCCTCGACGAGCTGGGCGTGGACGACGTGGCGGTCTGCGGCCTGGCCAAGCGGCTGGAGGAGGTCTGGCTCCCCGGAGATGACCTGCCGGTGATCCTGCCCCGCTCCAGCGAGGCCCTTTACCTGCTTCAGCGGGTACGCGACGAAGCTCACCGCTTCGCCATCGCCTACCATCGGTCCAAGCGGTCGAAGAGTGTTCAGCAGAGTGCTCTGGACGAGGTCCCCGGTCTCGGCCCGGCCCGCAGGCAGGCGCTGATCAAACATTTCGGATCGGTCAAACGGCTGCGGGAGGCGACCGCGGCGCAGATCTGCGAGGTCCCCGGGATCGGCCCCTCGACGGCCGAGACGATCGTGTCGGCCTTGAAGGGGCAGAACCCATGA
- the uvrA gene encoding excinuclease ABC subunit UvrA — translation MADRLIVRGAREHNLKDVSLDLPRDSLIVFTGLSGSGKSSLAFDTIFAEGQRRYVESLSAYARQFLGQMDKPDVDFIEGLSPAVSIDQKSTSRNPRSTVGTITEVYDYLRLLWARIGKPHCPQCGRPIAKQSPEQIVDRVMELPEGTRFQVLAPVIRGRKGEYAELFSQLQAKGFARARVDGTVVRLDQPPTLKKQEKHDIEVIVDRLAVKEGAGSRLTGSVETALQLSGGTITLEFVDLPEDDPNRERFYSEHLHCPYDDLSFEELEPRSFSFNSPFGACPECTGLGVRMEVDPELIVSDPEKTLREGAIFPWAGGHTSDYFIRLVEALGLAMGFNLDTPWERLPKKAQKALLHGYDEQVHVRYSNRYGRQRSYYTTFEGAIPWLQRRHAESDSDGMREKYEGYMREVPCPACKGARLKPVSLAVTVDGRSIAEVSAMSIGDCARFLAGLRLSERDMHIAERVVKEINARMGFLLDVGLDYLTMDRASGTLAGGEAQRIRLATQIGSGLVGVLYVLDEPSIGLHQRDNQRLLETLIRLRDMGNTLIVVEHDEDTIAAADWVVDIGPGAGEHGGQVVVSGTVPELLACEDSMTGAYLSGRRSIAVPAARRKRDRKRQITVKGAREHNLKGVDVEFPLGVFTAVTGVSGSGKSTLVNDILYSALAKELNGARTVPGRHSRITGMDLVDKVVHVDQSPIGRTPRSNPATYTGVFDKVRDLFAQTTEAKVRGYQKGRFSFNVKGGRCEACSGDGTLKIEMNFLPDVYVPCEVCHGARYNRETLEVHYKGKTIAEVLDMPIEEALGFFDSIPSIKRYLQTLNDVGLGYVRLGQPATTLSGGEAQRVKLAAELQRRSTGRTIYVLDEPTTGLHFEDIRRLLGVLGKLVDGGNTVIVIEHNLDVIKTADWLIDMGPEGGSKGGTVIATGTPEEVALVEESHTGRFLRKILGV, via the coding sequence GTGGCTGACCGCCTCATCGTGCGTGGCGCACGTGAACACAACCTCAAGGACGTCTCGCTGGACCTCCCGCGAGACTCTCTGATCGTCTTCACTGGACTCTCCGGATCGGGAAAGTCCAGTCTCGCCTTCGACACGATCTTCGCCGAGGGCCAGCGTCGCTATGTCGAGTCGCTGTCGGCGTACGCGCGGCAGTTCCTCGGGCAGATGGACAAGCCCGACGTCGACTTCATCGAGGGGCTCTCGCCCGCGGTGTCGATCGACCAGAAGTCGACCAGCCGCAACCCCCGCTCGACCGTCGGCACGATCACCGAGGTCTACGACTACCTGCGCCTGCTGTGGGCGCGCATCGGCAAGCCGCACTGCCCGCAGTGCGGGCGCCCGATCGCCAAGCAGAGCCCGGAGCAGATCGTCGACCGGGTGATGGAGCTTCCCGAGGGCACCCGCTTCCAGGTGCTCGCCCCGGTGATCCGCGGCCGCAAGGGGGAGTACGCCGAGCTGTTCAGCCAGCTGCAGGCCAAGGGCTTCGCCCGCGCCCGCGTCGACGGCACGGTGGTCCGGCTGGACCAGCCGCCGACGCTGAAGAAGCAGGAGAAGCACGACATCGAGGTGATCGTCGACCGTCTCGCGGTGAAGGAGGGGGCGGGCAGCCGGCTGACCGGGTCGGTGGAGACCGCCCTGCAGCTGTCGGGCGGCACGATCACGCTGGAGTTCGTCGACCTCCCTGAGGACGACCCCAACCGTGAGCGCTTCTACTCCGAGCATCTCCACTGCCCCTACGACGATCTGTCGTTCGAGGAGCTGGAGCCCCGCTCGTTCTCCTTCAACTCGCCCTTCGGCGCCTGCCCGGAGTGCACCGGCCTGGGGGTCCGGATGGAGGTCGACCCCGAGCTGATCGTGTCCGACCCGGAGAAGACCCTGCGCGAGGGTGCGATCTTCCCGTGGGCCGGGGGGCACACCAGCGACTACTTCATCCGCCTGGTCGAGGCGCTCGGCCTGGCCATGGGGTTCAATCTCGACACCCCCTGGGAGCGGCTGCCCAAGAAGGCGCAGAAGGCCCTCCTGCACGGCTACGACGAGCAGGTCCACGTCCGCTACAGCAACCGCTACGGCCGCCAGCGCTCCTACTACACCACCTTCGAGGGGGCGATCCCCTGGCTGCAGCGCCGTCACGCCGAGTCCGACAGCGACGGCATGCGGGAGAAGTACGAAGGCTACATGCGGGAGGTCCCGTGCCCGGCGTGCAAGGGCGCGAGACTCAAGCCCGTCTCCCTGGCGGTCACGGTCGACGGCCGTTCGATCGCCGAGGTCTCCGCCATGTCGATCGGCGACTGCGCGCGGTTCCTGGCCGGGCTGCGGCTCTCCGAGCGTGACATGCACATCGCCGAGCGGGTGGTCAAGGAGATCAACGCCCGGATGGGTTTCCTGCTCGACGTCGGCCTCGACTACCTGACGATGGACCGCGCCTCCGGCACCCTCGCGGGCGGCGAGGCGCAGCGGATCCGGCTGGCCACCCAGATCGGCTCCGGCCTGGTCGGTGTGCTGTACGTGCTCGACGAGCCGTCCATCGGCCTGCACCAGCGCGACAACCAGCGTCTGCTGGAGACCCTCATCAGGCTCCGCGACATGGGCAACACGCTGATCGTGGTCGAGCACGACGAAGACACCATCGCCGCCGCCGACTGGGTGGTCGACATCGGTCCCGGCGCCGGTGAGCACGGTGGTCAGGTCGTCGTCTCCGGCACGGTGCCCGAGCTTCTGGCCTGCGAGGACTCGATGACCGGCGCCTACCTGTCGGGTCGCAGGAGCATCGCCGTCCCCGCCGCCCGGCGCAAGCGCGACCGGAAACGGCAGATCACGGTGAAGGGTGCCCGGGAACACAACCTCAAGGGCGTCGACGTCGAGTTCCCCCTCGGCGTGTTCACCGCGGTCACCGGTGTCTCGGGGTCCGGCAAGTCGACGCTGGTCAACGACATCCTCTACAGCGCGCTGGCCAAGGAGCTCAACGGCGCGCGCACCGTTCCGGGGCGGCACTCGCGCATCACCGGGATGGACCTGGTCGACAAGGTCGTGCACGTCGACCAGTCACCCATCGGCCGCACCCCCCGCTCCAACCCGGCGACCTACACGGGTGTCTTCGACAAGGTCCGCGACCTGTTCGCGCAGACCACCGAGGCGAAGGTCCGGGGCTACCAGAAGGGCCGTTTCAGCTTCAACGTCAAGGGCGGCCGGTGCGAGGCGTGTTCCGGAGACGGCACCCTGAAGATCGAGATGAACTTCCTGCCGGACGTCTACGTCCCGTGTGAGGTCTGCCACGGTGCCCGCTACAACCGGGAGACCCTGGAGGTCCACTACAAGGGCAAGACGATCGCCGAGGTGCTCGACATGCCGATCGAGGAGGCCCTGGGCTTCTTCGACTCCATCCCGTCGATCAAGCGCTACCTGCAGACGCTCAACGACGTCGGCCTGGGGTACGTCCGGCTCGGCCAGCCCGCCACGACCCTGTCCGGCGGCGAGGCCCAGCGTGTCAAGCTCGCCGCCGAACTGCAGCGCCGCTCCACCGGCCGGACGATCTACGTGCTGGACGAGCCCACCACCGGCCTGCACTTCGAGGACATCCGGCGGCTGCTCGGCGTGCTCGGCAAGCTCGTCGACGGCGGCAACACGGTCATCGTGATCGAGCACAACCTCGACGTGATCAAGACTGCCGACTGGCTGATCGACATGGGTCCCGAGGGCGGCTCCAAGGGCGGAACGGTGATCGCCACGGGCACGCCCGAGGAGGTCGCCCTGGTCGAGGAGAGCCACACCGGCCGCTTCCTGCGCAAGATCCTGGGCGTCTGA
- a CDS encoding phosphatidylserine decarboxylase, with the protein MSLARGVSPWLLPTAAAAAVTSLLSGRDRRWALAAVPLTALTGGMLWFFRDPERAPGAGRILSPADGVVQSIDPWPDGRTRVAIFMSPLDVHVNRAPLAGTVTSMEHVAGGYLPAFNKDSDTNERVVWHLETALGDIEFVQIAGAVARRIVPYVAEGAKVAKGERVGLIRFGSRVDVYLPEGIEPAVSVGHRTVAGVTSLDHG; encoded by the coding sequence ATGAGCCTGGCACGTGGCGTCTCCCCGTGGTTGCTCCCGACCGCGGCGGCCGCCGCCGTGACGTCCCTGCTCAGCGGCCGTGACCGCCGCTGGGCTCTGGCAGCGGTGCCGTTGACCGCGCTCACCGGCGGGATGCTCTGGTTCTTCCGCGACCCCGAGCGCGCGCCGGGCGCCGGGCGGATCCTGTCACCGGCCGACGGCGTGGTGCAGAGCATCGACCCGTGGCCGGACGGCCGCACCAGGGTCGCGATCTTCATGAGCCCGCTCGACGTGCACGTCAACCGGGCGCCGCTGGCGGGAACGGTCACCTCGATGGAGCACGTGGCCGGCGGGTACCTCCCCGCGTTCAACAAGGACAGCGACACCAACGAGCGTGTCGTGTGGCACCTGGAGACCGCTCTCGGCGACATCGAGTTCGTCCAGATCGCGGGCGCCGTCGCGCGCCGCATCGTGCCCTACGTGGCCGAGGGGGCGAAGGTGGCCAAGGGGGAGAGGGTCGGGCTGATCAGGTTCGGCTCGCGGGTCGACGTCTACCTCCCCGAGGGGATCGAGCCCGCCGTCTCCGTGGGGCATCGGACCGTCGCGGGGGTGACGAGTCTTGACCACGGCTGA
- a CDS encoding Rieske (2Fe-2S) protein, producing MTETTRRAVMLSAGGAGVAALLTACSGYGEPAAGGGDTSATTSSAPETGAAAQPGDSGAQALAKTADIPEGGGKVFKEQKIVITQPTAGQFKAFTSVCPHQGCDVGSVEDGVIVCPCHNSRFKINDGSVTEGPAKKPLEEKQIKVDGDSITLA from the coding sequence ATGACAGAGACCACACGCCGCGCGGTGATGTTGAGCGCCGGAGGCGCCGGCGTGGCCGCGCTCCTGACCGCGTGCTCAGGGTACGGCGAGCCGGCCGCGGGCGGCGGTGACACCTCTGCCACCACGTCGTCCGCTCCCGAGACCGGCGCCGCGGCCCAGCCGGGCGACTCCGGGGCGCAGGCCCTGGCCAAGACCGCCGACATCCCGGAGGGCGGCGGCAAGGTCTTCAAGGAACAGAAGATCGTCATCACCCAGCCCACGGCCGGGCAGTTCAAGGCATTCACCTCCGTCTGCCCCCACCAGGGGTGCGACGTGGGCAGCGTCGAGGACGGCGTGATCGTGTGCCCGTGCCACAACAGCAGGTTCAAGATCAACGATGGTTCCGTGACGGAGGGGCCGGCGAAGAAGCCGCTGGAGGAGAAGCAGATCAAGGTCGACGGCGACTCCATCACCCTCGCCTGA
- the pssA gene encoding CDP-diacylglycerol--serine O-phosphatidyltransferase: protein MTTADASWPMDETDDEPQGPVGKAFRLSAADSLSLGNALCGFLSVCVLAWSAISSLQENKPFAADPRFFGTAVVLLLIGATCDLFDGLVARKFRASAMGAELDNLADVISFGFAPAFMVVIWAGFNHRIPFMLAMVAAASVLLAGVIRLARFACVKTKSGDFMGLPIPMGAMTVVSVVLLFPPSIWTILPIFGVAYLMVSRIEYPKPKGNLAAVVLAWMMINVACLTIWAAGLAGGDTLIKVGAVMQMTIVAAIPLRVLMFKREKRKAAAGVR from the coding sequence TTGACCACGGCTGATGCGAGCTGGCCGATGGACGAGACGGACGACGAGCCGCAGGGTCCCGTCGGGAAGGCGTTCCGTCTGTCCGCCGCCGACTCTCTCTCGCTCGGCAACGCCCTGTGCGGTTTCCTCTCCGTCTGTGTGCTCGCCTGGTCGGCCATCAGCTCGCTGCAGGAGAACAAGCCCTTCGCGGCCGACCCCCGGTTCTTCGGCACCGCCGTGGTGCTCCTGCTGATCGGCGCCACCTGTGACCTGTTCGACGGTCTGGTGGCCCGCAAGTTCCGTGCCTCGGCCATGGGCGCCGAGCTCGACAACCTCGCCGACGTCATCAGTTTCGGCTTCGCGCCCGCCTTCATGGTGGTCATCTGGGCTGGATTCAACCATCGGATCCCCTTCATGCTGGCGATGGTCGCGGCGGCGTCCGTGCTGCTGGCGGGGGTGATCCGCCTCGCGCGTTTCGCCTGTGTGAAGACCAAGAGCGGCGACTTCATGGGTCTGCCGATCCCCATGGGGGCCATGACCGTGGTCTCGGTCGTGCTGCTGTTCCCCCCGTCGATCTGGACGATCCTCCCCATCTTCGGCGTCGCCTACCTCATGGTGAGCCGGATCGAGTACCCCAAGCCCAAGGGCAACCTGGCGGCCGTCGTGCTCGCCTGGATGATGATCAACGTCGCCTGCCTCACCATCTGGGCCGCGGGCCTGGCCGGGGGAGACACCCTCATCAAGGTCGGTGCCGTCATGCAGATGACCATCGTGGCGGCCATCCCGCTGCGGGTTCTGATGTTCAAGCGGGAGAAGCGCAAGGCCGCCGCGGGCGTCCGCTGA
- a CDS encoding type 1 glutamine amidotransferase domain-containing protein, with translation MAKILMIISAADSLTLADGTAHPTGYWAEEVAASHRVLREAGVEVDIATPGGASPTVDPVSLDERGGVAEADAKEFRDYLDSIADDLARPLSVAEVSVSDYDGVYIPGGHGPMTDLARDPDLGRLLDEADRRGQVIAALCHGPAALLSTARPDGGFTFAGRRLTVFTDDEEHQGGLGDRSPYFVETRLRELGAVVEAGPAWASKVVVDGNLISGQNPQSSVDTANRVLTALDADGAA, from the coding sequence ATGGCGAAGATTCTCATGATCATTTCTGCGGCCGACAGCCTGACGCTCGCCGACGGCACGGCCCACCCGACCGGTTACTGGGCGGAGGAGGTCGCCGCGTCGCACCGGGTGCTCCGCGAGGCCGGCGTCGAGGTGGACATCGCCACCCCCGGCGGCGCGAGCCCCACGGTCGACCCCGTCAGCCTGGACGAGCGCGGCGGCGTGGCCGAGGCCGACGCGAAGGAGTTCCGCGACTACCTCGACTCCATCGCCGACGACCTCGCCCGGCCGCTGTCCGTCGCCGAGGTCTCGGTGTCCGACTACGACGGCGTATACATCCCCGGCGGGCACGGTCCCATGACCGACCTCGCGCGCGACCCCGACCTCGGCAGGCTGCTCGACGAGGCCGACCGGCGCGGGCAGGTCATCGCGGCGCTGTGCCACGGCCCGGCGGCGCTGCTCAGCACGGCCCGGCCGGACGGCGGTTTCACCTTCGCGGGCCGGAGGCTGACCGTCTTCACCGACGACGAGGAGCACCAGGGCGGCCTCGGCGACAGGTCTCCGTACTTCGTCGAGACGAGGCTGCGCGAGCTGGGCGCCGTCGTCGAGGCCGGACCGGCCTGGGCGAGCAAGGTGGTCGTCGACGGCAACCTCATCAGCGGCCAGAACCCGCAGTCCAGCGTCGACACCGCCAACCGCGTGCTCACCGCGCTGGACGCGGACGGCGCCGCGTAG
- a CDS encoding TerC family protein, producing the protein MTVPAWAWFAVIGGLLVVLAFDLWVVDRGEPREFSFKQAGFWVGFYVTLAVIFGVGMLLIAGPVPAGQFFAGYLTEYSLSVDNLFVFYIIMSRFAVPKAYQHKVLLVGILMALVMRGIFIAIGAAALHSFSWLFYVFGLFLIYTAVQLVRQHGEDEEEVSENAVLRWARRVLPHTDDYVGSKVTVKVDGRRMVTPLLIVMIAIGTTDLLFALDSIPAIFGLTTDAFIVFTANAFALMGLRQLYFLLGGLLQKLVYLSYGLAFILGFIGVKLILEALHGSGFAWAPAVPIWLSLSVIVVTMVITTVASLLKIRRDVPENKEDTTPASANQG; encoded by the coding sequence GTGACTGTTCCCGCGTGGGCTTGGTTCGCCGTCATCGGGGGGTTGCTCGTCGTCCTCGCCTTCGACCTGTGGGTGGTCGACCGTGGTGAGCCGCGTGAGTTCTCCTTCAAGCAGGCGGGGTTCTGGGTCGGCTTCTACGTCACCCTGGCGGTGATCTTCGGGGTCGGGATGTTGCTGATCGCCGGCCCGGTTCCCGCGGGGCAGTTCTTCGCCGGCTACCTCACCGAGTACAGCCTGAGCGTCGACAACCTCTTCGTCTTCTACATCATCATGAGCCGCTTCGCGGTGCCGAAGGCGTACCAGCACAAGGTGCTGCTGGTCGGCATCCTGATGGCGCTGGTCATGCGCGGCATCTTCATCGCGATCGGCGCCGCCGCGCTGCACAGCTTCAGCTGGCTGTTCTACGTCTTCGGCCTGTTCCTGATCTACACCGCGGTCCAGCTCGTCCGCCAGCACGGCGAGGACGAGGAAGAGGTCTCCGAGAACGCGGTCCTGCGCTGGGCCCGCCGCGTGCTGCCGCACACCGACGACTACGTGGGCTCCAAGGTCACCGTCAAGGTCGACGGCAGGCGCATGGTCACCCCGCTGCTGATCGTCATGATCGCCATCGGCACCACCGACCTGCTGTTCGCCCTCGACTCGATCCCGGCCATCTTCGGCCTGACCACCGACGCCTTCATCGTCTTCACCGCGAACGCCTTCGCCCTGATGGGCCTGCGCCAGCTGTACTTCCTGCTGGGCGGCCTGCTGCAGAAGCTGGTCTACCTGAGCTACGGTCTCGCGTTCATCCTCGGATTCATCGGGGTCAAGCTGATCCTCGAGGCGCTGCACGGCAGCGGTTTCGCCTGGGCGCCCGCGGTTCCGATCTGGCTGTCGCTGTCGGTCATCGTCGTCACCATGGTGATCACCACCGTGGCCAGCCTGCTGAAAATCCGGCGGGACGTTCCCGAGAACAAGGAGGACACCACCCCGGCGAGCGCCAACCAGGGCTAG
- a CDS encoding MBL fold metallo-hydrolase, whose amino-acid sequence MTYTGDVHVGGPADVRELPALTISKLAVGPYDNNAYLVRCTETGDGVLIDAAAEPERLLELIGDMPISKIVTTHQHGDHWQALEEVVRATGASVVAHPLDAPALPVPVDLEVEHGDRVTVGVVSLEVIHLRGHTPGSIALHYPGHLFTGDSLFPGGVGNTNKDPERFTQLFTDVSERIFDRLPDDTWVYPGHGKDTTLGAERPSLPEWRERGW is encoded by the coding sequence GTGACATACACCGGTGACGTGCACGTCGGCGGCCCCGCCGACGTGCGCGAGCTGCCCGCCCTGACGATCTCCAAACTGGCCGTCGGGCCCTACGACAACAACGCCTACCTGGTGCGGTGCACCGAGACCGGGGACGGTGTGCTCATCGACGCCGCCGCCGAGCCCGAGCGGCTGCTGGAGCTGATCGGCGACATGCCGATCAGCAAGATCGTGACCACCCACCAGCACGGCGACCACTGGCAGGCCCTGGAGGAGGTCGTGCGGGCGACCGGCGCCTCGGTGGTCGCCCACCCGCTCGACGCGCCCGCGCTGCCCGTCCCGGTCGACCTGGAGGTGGAGCACGGCGACCGGGTCACCGTCGGGGTGGTTAGCCTGGAGGTGATCCACCTGCGCGGGCACACCCCGGGGTCGATCGCCCTGCACTACCCGGGCCACCTGTTCACCGGCGACTCGCTCTTCCCCGGCGGGGTCGGCAACACCAACAAGGATCCCGAGCGGTTCACGCAGCTGTTCACCGACGTGTCGGAGCGGATATTCGACCGGTTGCCCGACGACACCTGGGTCTACCCCGGCCACGGCAAGGACACCACGCTGGGTGCCGAACGCCCCTCACTGCCCGAGTGGCGTGAGCGCGGCTGGTGA